A window from Apostichopus japonicus isolate 1M-3 chromosome 2, ASM3797524v1, whole genome shotgun sequence encodes these proteins:
- the LOC139954935 gene encoding uncharacterized protein isoform X1, with protein sequence MDGVLFDKTLSVLVKSEEQDDRSVSIQVTLEKCTSAAPLHRKELHVRLTDDLDSFFLYTLALGEDDFQYLKNQQGLLIDFTAFPHKLMELLELCLEQQGKESPKFILQLSKVDQSEQSLAELAIIETNPFKHLTHLTLKVKPGSDTEVKRFLAKCLKQLQEEHRQVQSHLQMTESSLKRQLQQNQEALADKSQELEKLKGQWQSHTDSITARHNQQLAEERERATKMQRDLDQSHLRQKQEMENRSGKQVEQMEVHTRELQKANRDFHDQKQRLESLVKELRGKLSNLEEDYQRVQHDAENGKRRTESLETEHHSREQLLSQLKTRVAVLEQESRDKEALITKSNELLEAAYRQKDNFEDSLQQKQAFVRKLEATVKSSSAEVMKGNEIIKKLQGELKANLAKLKLKNAVTSKQEKVIEEKAESIQKLEEERNNLRTRLQQSEQENKSLTESTENLRGKLEESKQLLKTNENVINWLNKQVNEAQLSHRQGMTDLGKAPPTFRPTFPANHVQYQSSRMVLPSSLQSASGVAPFPGAPVSSRFSSAPAMTSTPASLSAIPESTTFEALQRGSRPVTGMSPALDPKYLQSVNDIPGKTHFQATGPGRLPLRPVQPQAQPRPPLVSAYFPLGMKENGSKTV encoded by the exons ATGGATGGGGTATTATTTGACAAAACGTTATCAGTTTTGGTCAAATCTGAAGAACAAGATGACAG ATCAGTATCCATTCAAGTCACTTTGGAGAAGTGCACCTCAGCAGCTCCTCTACATCGAAAG GAACTTCATGTCAGGTTAACTGATGACTTGGATTCATTCTTCCTATATACACTTGCTCTCGGAGAAGATGATTTCCAGTA ccTTAAAAATCAGCAGggtttattgattgattttacTGCCTTTCCGCACAAACTGATGGAGCTGCTGGAACTCTGCTTAGAGCAGCAAGGAAAAGAGTCACCAAA GTTTATTTTACAACTATCTAAAGTTGATCAATCCGAGCAGAGCCTTGCAGAACTAGCTATCATTGAAACTAATCCCTTCAAACATCTCACTCATCTGACCCTCAAGGTCAAACCAGGGTCAGACACAGAGGTCAAACGGTTCTTGGCAAAATGCTTGAAGCAATTAcag GAGGAGCATCGACAGGTTCAGTCTCACCTACAAATGACCGaatcttctttgaaaagacAACTGCAACAAAACCAGGAG GCATTAGCTGACAAAAGTCAGGAGTTAGAGAAGCTGAAGGGTCAATGGCAGAGTCATACAGATAGCATCACAGCTCGGCATAACCAGCAGCTGGCAGAGGAGAGGGAAAGAGCCACCAAG ATGCAGCGAGATCTTGATCAATCCCACCTTCGTCAGAAGCAGGAGATGGAGAACAGAAGTGGCAAGCAGGTAGAACAGATGGAAGTCCACACCAGAGAGCTACAGAAAGCAAACAGG GATTTTCATGACCAGAAGCAGAGATTGGAGTCACTGGTTAAGGAATTAAGAGGAAAGCTGTCCAATCTAGAGGAG GACTATCAAAGAGTTCAACACGATGCTGAGAACGGTAAGAGGCGTACGGAGAGCCTGGAAACAGAACATCATAGTCGAGAGCAGCTACTCAGCCAACTCAAGACCAGAGTAGCTGTCCTGGAGCAAGAATCTAGAGACAAAGAGGCATTAATTACAAAGAGTAACGAGCTATTGGAAGCAGCCTATCGCCAGAAG GATAACTTTGAAGACAGTTTACAGCAGAAACAGGCATTTGTAAGGAAATTAGAAGCAACGGTTAAGAGCTCATCAGCTGAAGTCATGAAG GGCAATGAGATCATTAAAAAGTTGCAAGGGGAACTTAAAGCCAACCTGGCTAAG CTGAAGTTGAAAAATGCGGTAACCAGCAAACAGGAGAAGGTCATCGAAGAAAAGGCCGAATCAATACAGAAATTagaggaagaaagaaataatcTGAGAACAAGACTTCAACAGTCCGAACAAGAG AATAAAAGTCTGACCGAAAGTACGGAGAATTTAAGAGGAAAACTTGAAGAGAGCAAACAACTATTAAAAACCAATGAAAACG TTATCAACTGGCTTAACAAACAAGTGAATGAAGCTCAGCTGTCTCATCGTCAAGGCATGACAGATCTGGGCAAGGCACCGCCGACCTTCAGACCAACCTTTCCTGCG AAccatgtgcagtaccaatcgtCAAGGATGGTGCTGCCATCATCATTGCAGAGTGCCTCAGGAGTGGCGCCATTCCCAGGTGCACCCGTCTCATCCCGTTTCTCCTCTGCCCCGGCCATGACCTCCACCCCAGCGTCTCTCTCAGCTATCCCAGAATCAACAACCTTTGAGGCCTTACAAAGAGGATCTAGACCAGTAACAGGAATGAG